A region of the Peredibacter starrii genome:
GTTCCACCCAACAACATTCTATAACCGTTCTTCTCATCGACGTTTTCTGGTTTCAGAAGCTGTGAGAGGAGAGGGCGGACGTCTCATCAATTCAAAGGGTGAGGCCTTCATGAAGAAGTATCACGAGGACGCTGAACTTGCTCCACGTGATGTGGTTGCTCGAGCAATTCTCGAAGAGATGATTGCAGAGAAAGAAGACTGTGTTTACCTGGATATTTCTCATAAAGATGAGAGCTATCTTAGAAATCGTTTTCCAACGATCAACTCATATTGTCTGGAGAACAAAGTAGATATGGCAGTTGAGCCGATTCCTGTGGTACCTGCTGCTCACTACACTTGTGGTGGTGTGAAGACAGATCTTAAAGGCCGCACGAATCTAAAACGGCTTTATGCTGTTGGTGAAGTCGCTTGTACTGGTCTTCATGGTGCTAACCGTTTGGCATCGACGTCACTTCTGGAAGGTCTTACTTGGGGCTACATCGCTGCTGAGGACATTCTGACTTATGTGGATGATGTGAACGATTACAAATTAGAGAAGATCAAAGATTGGACTCAAGCGACTGAAGAAGTTGATCTCGCTTTGATTGCCCAAGATCAGTTAACACTTAAACAAACCATGTGGAACTATGTTGGACTTTCGCGCTCACAAAATCGACTGAATAGAGCAAGAGCTATGTTCATCGAGCTTCAAGATGAGATCTCAAAATTCTACAAAAATGCACAACTTCATGATGAATTAATCGGCCTACGAAATGGGGTCGAGGTGGCCTTCATGGTGTTGAACGCATCGTTAAGAAATAAGCAATCAGTGGGTTGTTTCTACCTTAAGAATAAATAATCTCAGTAATTTAAGTAGGTTAGGAGAGTCTCAGTGATTAGGCCCTCCTTAAGAATGTTCATAAAAATGCCGATCTAACTATTGATGTTAAAGGTGTTTTTACTATTATTCATTTTCGCATTTTTGAGTGCTTGTAACTCAGAGATAAAGGTTACTTCAAATACAGATGATCCACAGGTTGACGGGAGCACGGCAGGAGGTACAACTACCGGCGGAACAACAACAGGTGGTACAACCACCGGTGGAACTACGACTGGTGGATCAACGACGGGTGGAACTACAGGTTCAACAACGGGTGGGACAACTGGCGGAACTCCAACTCCTCCAGCGGAAGTAACACTTACTCGTGTTCTTCCAATTGCAAATAGGGCCGATGATCCAAACATTACGATCAATGCCACTGCCGAAAGCACGGCTTCAGTAGAATTATTCTCCGATGATGATTGTAGCACCTCAGTTGGAACAGCAGTTTCAGTCGGTGGAACTGCAACTTTCAATCTCACGCTAAGTGCTTTAGGTAATTACGAATACTATGCCATTCAGACGATTGGTGGAAATTCATCAACTTGTTCTACAACTCCGGCCACATACACTTATGCTCCTCCAAGAGTTCCAAGTTTGGCACTTTTATTTCCATCTTCTCCTGGCGGAAATAGCAATCCAAATATTCAAGCTCAGGGCCTTCAAACTGGAGCTCAAGTTGATCTGTATGAGGACAGTTCTTGTACCACCAGCCTTTTGCAAGTAAGTGAAAGTGGTGGGATCGCAAATTTTACTCCTACAGTGGCCCCTGGAAGTCATGTGTTCTATGCAACTCAAACGGTAAGCGGGATCAAATCAGCTTGTTCTAGTGCGACTGTTAGTTATGAGTATAGGAGCGGTTGTGTCGCTGCGGATTTAACAGGCACACCATTCGCTCGAGGAATGGGTACTGAGAATGATCCATACATCATTTGTAATGGAACTCAGTTTAACAATATTGGTAGTAGTGCTTCTTACAAGGACAAAAACTTCAAATTAGAGAGCAGCATCGATATGTCTGCCTTCAATGAAACAAACTACAATGTCATTGGAGGAACAGGGGCTTGTACGGCCGGTAACTATTTTACTGGAACAATCGCTGGTGGTTTTAATACGGTATCCGGTTTGTCATATAACAATCCAGTCGCTTCAGCAGGAGTCTTTGGTTGTTTCAATGGAACATTAAAAGATATCTCTTTCACTGGGCTCACAATTAATGGCGGAGCTAATACGGGTCTCATTGGAGTGGCCGGATATGATGATAATATGACCACGGTTGCATCTATTTATAATGTCCATGTGACCTGGTCTACGATTTCTGGAACGTCTGCAGTTGGTGGGATTGTTGGTAGTGCCGTGAATGCGGTTATAACGGGCAATTCAACAAATAATCTAACTATAACAAGTGCAGGAATTAATATCGGCGGTATTGTAGGTATAAGTGATAAATATACCTCAATAACAAGCAATACTTCGAGTGGTTCGGTTACCTCTACTTCAACAGTAGCATCTACTAATGTTGGTGGAATTGTCGGTCATACTACAAACTCTTTTATCAATTCTAATGTCTCGAAGGGAACAATCTCAGGTGGTAACAGAACTGGTGGTATCGCCGGAAATGTGACAAATTGCCTAGAGTTCAACAGCAATCGTTCTGAAATAAGTTTTTCAAGTAATACTAAAAATTTCCAAGGGGGAATTGCTGGAGACGGCCAGAACTGTACTTTCAAAACCAATACAAACATCGGAACTGTATATGGAAAGAGTCAGGTCGGTGGGGCCTTTGGACAAATCGTTAGTGCCTCTCTCATTGGAAATAGCTCTAGCGGGGATGTAACTGCTGTAGGTGCAAGTTACCAGGTCGGTGGTTTAGTTGGTTACTCTGATAGTTCCATCATAAATAAGAGCCATGTTTCCGGCACACTAAATATTAAAGATGATTCCGGAGGAGTTGTAGGCTTTTTAGATGCTTCAACTCTTTCTAACTGTTATTTCTCTGGATCTGTTACTTCTACGGTAAGTTCAACTGGAGCGATCGTTGGCGG
Encoded here:
- a CDS encoding L-aspartate oxidase — encoded protein: MKDFNTEVLIIGTGIAGLSTAIKLAETKKKVTIVTREKRPEITNTFWAQGGIIYSPKDLNDQEDLVKDIMKASAFTSNIEAAKILATRSAEIIDEVLIHKSNTDFAKDAEGELLFTKEAAHSRDRIIYKGDMTGKAIQIALLNYLSNVEIFPNVTFLTSHTAIDLITPNHHGVDITQRYEENQVLGAYVLDQKSKDVRKILAKVTILATGGIGALYLHHSNAEGARGDGHAMAHRAGAYVTNMEFIQFHPTTFYNRSSHRRFLVSEAVRGEGGRLINSKGEAFMKKYHEDAELAPRDVVARAILEEMIAEKEDCVYLDISHKDESYLRNRFPTINSYCLENKVDMAVEPIPVVPAAHYTCGGVKTDLKGRTNLKRLYAVGEVACTGLHGANRLASTSLLEGLTWGYIAAEDILTYVDDVNDYKLEKIKDWTQATEEVDLALIAQDQLTLKQTMWNYVGLSRSQNRLNRARAMFIELQDEISKFYKNAQLHDELIGLRNGVEVAFMVLNASLRNKQSVGCFYLKNK